Proteins found in one Salvia splendens isolate huo1 chromosome 10, SspV2, whole genome shotgun sequence genomic segment:
- the LOC121752130 gene encoding alanine--tRNA ligase, chloroplastic/mitochondrial-like isoform X1, producing the protein MASLKPPFSLQTRHVAQFLLPFPTSRFHSPFTSRGRDYRGFTLQSLASVDPYSLSYRRSHTKRLIASASAQPLTGELVEEKLLDPSTSGDSIRRRFLEFYAARGHKILPSASLVPEDPTVLLTIAGMLQFKPIFLGKVPREVPCAATSQRCMRTNDIENVGRTSRHQTFFEMLGNFSFGDYFKQEAIKWAWELSTVEFGLPAENLWISVYEDDDETFTIWHDKMGVPANRIKKLGEEDNFWTSGATGPCGPCSEIYYDFHPERGHSDVDLGDDSRFIEFYNLVFMQYNKKEDGSLEPLKQKNIDTGLGLERMARILQRVPNNYETDLIFPIIKKAADLAYESYSLADESAKTNLKIIGDHMRAIVYLISDGVFPSNIGRGYVVRRLIRRAVRTGRLLGIRRDGVGGLEGAFLPILAEEVIKLSTNIDPDLKTRTPRILEELKREELRFVQTLERGEKLLEEILTDALSTGQRNGTVPCISGKDAFLLYDTYGFPVEITSEVAEERGIGIDMVGFDVEMENQRRQSQAAHNTVKLSVEDGAELTDSIPDTKFLGYDTLFTRAVVEGLLVNGKPVGEVSEGNEVEVLLDRTPFYAESGGQIGDHGLLYVTDAQENKEAVVEIQDVQKSLGNIFVHKGTVVKGLINVGGEVEAEVDANLRQRAKVHHTATHLLQSALKKVVGGETSQAGSLVAFDRLRFDFNFNRPLRENEIAEIELLINQWIGEATLLETRVMALAEAKKAGAIAMFGEKYGEEVRVVEVPGVSMELCGGTHVKNTSEIRGFKIISEQGIASGVRRIEAVAGDAFVEYVITRDNYLKQLCSTLKVNAEDVTARVNNLLKDLREARNEVSSARTKAAIYKASSIISSAFTVGSSSNKITVLVSSMEDIDADALKSAAEYLVSNLQDPTAVILGSCPDEKRVSLVAAFSPGVVKLGLQAGKFVGSIAKVCGGRGGGRPNFAQAGGSESENLPAALEKAREELVSALSEAT; encoded by the exons ATGGCGAGCTTGAAGCCGCCTTTCTCTCTACAAACCAGACATGTCGCCCAATTCCTCTTGCCATTTCCGACTTCAAGATTCCACTCTCCCTTCACCTCTC GTGGTAGAGATTACAGAGGCTTCACCTTGCAATCTCTTGCATCAGTTGATCCTTATTCATTGAGCTATAGGCGTTCCCACACGAAAAGGCTCATTGCAAGTG CTTCAGCCCAGCCCTTGACTGGGGAGTTAGTGGAAGAAAAACTGTTGGATCCTTCCACGAGTGGTGACTCCATCCGCAGAAGATTTCTTGAGTTTTATGCTGCGAGAGGTCACAAAATTCTCCCGAGTGCTTCTCTAGTCCCAGAGGATCCAACAGTTTTGTTAACGATTGCTGGAATGCTTCAGTTCAAGCCTATTTTCCTTGGGAAG GTGCCTCGTGAAGTACCCTGTGCTGCGACCTCTCAGAGATGCATGCGAACAAATGATATTGAGAATGTAGGCCGAACCTCCCGACATCAGACATTCTTTGAAATGCTTGGGAACTTTAGTTTTGGAGATTACTTCAAACAAGAGGCTATAAAATGGGCCTGGGAGCTATCAACCGTGGA GTTTGGACTACCAGCTGAAAATTTATGGATCAGTGTGTACGAAGATGACGATGAAACTTTTACAATATGGCATGATAAG ATGGGCGTTCCAGCAAACCGCATAAAGAAACTCGGTGAAGAGGACAACTTCTGGACGAGTGGAGCGACTGGTCCGTGCGGACCATGCTCTGAAATTTATTACGACTTCCATCCTGAGAGAGGGCATTCAGATGTT GACCTTGGAGATGATTCAAGATTCATAGAGTTCTACAACCTCGTCTTTATGCAATACAATAAAAAGGAAGACGGATCACTCGAGCCCTTAAAACAGAAGAACATTGATACTGGGCTTGGGTTAGAGCGCATGGCTCGCATTCTTCAACGG GTTCCAAATAATTATGAAACTGATTTGATTTTTCCTATTATCAAGAAGGCCGCGGATTTGGCATACGAGTCGTATTCACTTGCAGATGAGTCCGCAAAAACAAACCTTAAA ATAATCGGAGACCACATGCGTGCAATAGTTTATCTTATATCAGACGGTGTTTTCCCATCAAATATTGGAAGAGGCTATGTGGTTCGTCGTCTGATCAGGAGGGCAGTAAGAACCGGAAGGCTGTTAGGTATTAGGAGAGACGGTGTGGGAGGCCTTGAAGGCGCGTTTTTGCCAATTTTAGCTGAAGAAGTCATCAAATTAAGCACCAATATTGATCCAGACTTGAAGACACGAACTCCCCGCATCCTTGAGGAGTTGAAGAGGGAGGAGCTTCGCTTTGTTCAGACACTCGAGAGAGGAGAGAAGCTTCTAGAAGAAATCTTAACTGATGCATTGTCGACTGGACAGAGGAACGGGACTGTGCCTTGTATATCTGGCAAGGACGCGTTTCTTCTCTATGATACGTATGGTTTTCCAGTGGAGATAACTAGTGAAGTTGCTGAGGAACGTGGCATTGGTATAGATATGGTTGGTTTTGATGTGGAAATGGAGAATCAGAGACGTCAGTCACAGGCTGCACACAACACGGTAAAGCTCTCTGTTGAAGATGGAGCGGAGTTGACGGATAGCATTCCAGACACCAAGTTTCTTGGCTACGACACACTTTTTACTAGAGCAGTGGTTGAGGGTCTCTTAGTAAATGGTAAGCCAGTAGGAGAGGTTTCTGAGGGAAATGAAGTCGAAGTGTTGCTAGACAGAACCCCGTTCTATGCTGAATCGGGAGGGCAAATTGGGGATCACGGGCTTTTATATGTTACCGATGCTCAGGAAAATAAGGAAGCCGTCGTGGAGATACAAGACGTGCAGAAGTCACTTGGCAACATATTCGTTCACAAAGGAACTGTAGTGAAAGGCCTAATCAATGTAGGTGGAGAAGTTGAAGCTGAAGTCGATGCAAACTTGAGGCAACGAGCAAAG GTCCATCACACTGCCACACATCTCCTCCAATCTGCTCTCAAGAAAGTGGTAGGTGGCGAAACCTCTCAAGCCGGTTCTTTGGTGGCATTTGATCGCCTCAGgtttgatttcaatttcaatAGACCTCTTCGCGAGAATGAGATTGCAGAGATCGAATTGCTGATCAATCAATGGATTGGAGAGGCGACACTCCTTGAAACAAGAGTGATGGCGCTGGCTGAAGCTAAGAAGGCTGGAGCTATCGCAATGTTTGGTGAAAAATACGGAGAAGAG GTACGCGTTGTGGAGGTTCCCGGTGTGTCCATGGAGCTATGTGGTGGCACACATGTAAAGAACACTTCAGAAATACGCGGTTTCAAGATAATATCCGAGCAAGGGATAGCATCGGGAGTCAGACGCATTGAGGCCGTGGCAGGTGACGCTTTTGTAGAGTATGTCATCACCAGAGATAACTACTTGAAGCAGCTCTGCTCTACTCTCAAA GTGAATGCAGAAGATGTTACAGCTAGAGTGAACAATCTTCTCAAGGATTTACGCGAAGCAAGGAACGAGGTCTCCTCTGCTCGTACAAAAGCAGCGATCTATAAAGCATCGAGCATCATCAGCAGCGCATTCACAGTAGGATCTTCTTCTAATAAGATAAC AGTACTGGTGTCGAGCATGGAGGACATTGACGCCGATGCATTGAAGAGCGCGGCCGAGTATCTCGTGAGTAATTTGCAAGATCCAACCGCGGTGATCTTGGGTTCGTGTCCGGATGAGAAAAGGGTGAGTTTGGTGGCTGCATTTTCTCCGGGAGTGGTTAAACTCGGGTTGCAAGCGGGGAAGTTCGTTGGGTCGATAGCGAAGGTGTGTGGCGGGAGAGGAGGGGGCCGCCCTAATTTTGCTCAGGCGGGCGGGAGTGAGTCGGAGAATTTGCCGGCAGCGCTTGAGAAAGCGCGGGAAGAGCTAGTCTCCGCGCTTTCTGAAGCAACTTGA
- the LOC121752130 gene encoding alanine--tRNA ligase, chloroplastic/mitochondrial-like isoform X2 → MRTNDIENVGRTSRHQTFFEMLGNFSFGDYFKQEAIKWAWELSTVEFGLPAENLWISVYEDDDETFTIWHDKMGVPANRIKKLGEEDNFWTSGATGPCGPCSEIYYDFHPERGHSDVDLGDDSRFIEFYNLVFMQYNKKEDGSLEPLKQKNIDTGLGLERMARILQRVPNNYETDLIFPIIKKAADLAYESYSLADESAKTNLKIIGDHMRAIVYLISDGVFPSNIGRGYVVRRLIRRAVRTGRLLGIRRDGVGGLEGAFLPILAEEVIKLSTNIDPDLKTRTPRILEELKREELRFVQTLERGEKLLEEILTDALSTGQRNGTVPCISGKDAFLLYDTYGFPVEITSEVAEERGIGIDMVGFDVEMENQRRQSQAAHNTVKLSVEDGAELTDSIPDTKFLGYDTLFTRAVVEGLLVNGKPVGEVSEGNEVEVLLDRTPFYAESGGQIGDHGLLYVTDAQENKEAVVEIQDVQKSLGNIFVHKGTVVKGLINVGGEVEAEVDANLRQRAKVHHTATHLLQSALKKVVGGETSQAGSLVAFDRLRFDFNFNRPLRENEIAEIELLINQWIGEATLLETRVMALAEAKKAGAIAMFGEKYGEEVRVVEVPGVSMELCGGTHVKNTSEIRGFKIISEQGIASGVRRIEAVAGDAFVEYVITRDNYLKQLCSTLKVNAEDVTARVNNLLKDLREARNEVSSARTKAAIYKASSIISSAFTVGSSSNKITVLVSSMEDIDADALKSAAEYLVSNLQDPTAVILGSCPDEKRVSLVAAFSPGVVKLGLQAGKFVGSIAKVCGGRGGGRPNFAQAGGSESENLPAALEKAREELVSALSEAT, encoded by the exons ATGCGAACAAATGATATTGAGAATGTAGGCCGAACCTCCCGACATCAGACATTCTTTGAAATGCTTGGGAACTTTAGTTTTGGAGATTACTTCAAACAAGAGGCTATAAAATGGGCCTGGGAGCTATCAACCGTGGA GTTTGGACTACCAGCTGAAAATTTATGGATCAGTGTGTACGAAGATGACGATGAAACTTTTACAATATGGCATGATAAG ATGGGCGTTCCAGCAAACCGCATAAAGAAACTCGGTGAAGAGGACAACTTCTGGACGAGTGGAGCGACTGGTCCGTGCGGACCATGCTCTGAAATTTATTACGACTTCCATCCTGAGAGAGGGCATTCAGATGTT GACCTTGGAGATGATTCAAGATTCATAGAGTTCTACAACCTCGTCTTTATGCAATACAATAAAAAGGAAGACGGATCACTCGAGCCCTTAAAACAGAAGAACATTGATACTGGGCTTGGGTTAGAGCGCATGGCTCGCATTCTTCAACGG GTTCCAAATAATTATGAAACTGATTTGATTTTTCCTATTATCAAGAAGGCCGCGGATTTGGCATACGAGTCGTATTCACTTGCAGATGAGTCCGCAAAAACAAACCTTAAA ATAATCGGAGACCACATGCGTGCAATAGTTTATCTTATATCAGACGGTGTTTTCCCATCAAATATTGGAAGAGGCTATGTGGTTCGTCGTCTGATCAGGAGGGCAGTAAGAACCGGAAGGCTGTTAGGTATTAGGAGAGACGGTGTGGGAGGCCTTGAAGGCGCGTTTTTGCCAATTTTAGCTGAAGAAGTCATCAAATTAAGCACCAATATTGATCCAGACTTGAAGACACGAACTCCCCGCATCCTTGAGGAGTTGAAGAGGGAGGAGCTTCGCTTTGTTCAGACACTCGAGAGAGGAGAGAAGCTTCTAGAAGAAATCTTAACTGATGCATTGTCGACTGGACAGAGGAACGGGACTGTGCCTTGTATATCTGGCAAGGACGCGTTTCTTCTCTATGATACGTATGGTTTTCCAGTGGAGATAACTAGTGAAGTTGCTGAGGAACGTGGCATTGGTATAGATATGGTTGGTTTTGATGTGGAAATGGAGAATCAGAGACGTCAGTCACAGGCTGCACACAACACGGTAAAGCTCTCTGTTGAAGATGGAGCGGAGTTGACGGATAGCATTCCAGACACCAAGTTTCTTGGCTACGACACACTTTTTACTAGAGCAGTGGTTGAGGGTCTCTTAGTAAATGGTAAGCCAGTAGGAGAGGTTTCTGAGGGAAATGAAGTCGAAGTGTTGCTAGACAGAACCCCGTTCTATGCTGAATCGGGAGGGCAAATTGGGGATCACGGGCTTTTATATGTTACCGATGCTCAGGAAAATAAGGAAGCCGTCGTGGAGATACAAGACGTGCAGAAGTCACTTGGCAACATATTCGTTCACAAAGGAACTGTAGTGAAAGGCCTAATCAATGTAGGTGGAGAAGTTGAAGCTGAAGTCGATGCAAACTTGAGGCAACGAGCAAAG GTCCATCACACTGCCACACATCTCCTCCAATCTGCTCTCAAGAAAGTGGTAGGTGGCGAAACCTCTCAAGCCGGTTCTTTGGTGGCATTTGATCGCCTCAGgtttgatttcaatttcaatAGACCTCTTCGCGAGAATGAGATTGCAGAGATCGAATTGCTGATCAATCAATGGATTGGAGAGGCGACACTCCTTGAAACAAGAGTGATGGCGCTGGCTGAAGCTAAGAAGGCTGGAGCTATCGCAATGTTTGGTGAAAAATACGGAGAAGAG GTACGCGTTGTGGAGGTTCCCGGTGTGTCCATGGAGCTATGTGGTGGCACACATGTAAAGAACACTTCAGAAATACGCGGTTTCAAGATAATATCCGAGCAAGGGATAGCATCGGGAGTCAGACGCATTGAGGCCGTGGCAGGTGACGCTTTTGTAGAGTATGTCATCACCAGAGATAACTACTTGAAGCAGCTCTGCTCTACTCTCAAA GTGAATGCAGAAGATGTTACAGCTAGAGTGAACAATCTTCTCAAGGATTTACGCGAAGCAAGGAACGAGGTCTCCTCTGCTCGTACAAAAGCAGCGATCTATAAAGCATCGAGCATCATCAGCAGCGCATTCACAGTAGGATCTTCTTCTAATAAGATAAC AGTACTGGTGTCGAGCATGGAGGACATTGACGCCGATGCATTGAAGAGCGCGGCCGAGTATCTCGTGAGTAATTTGCAAGATCCAACCGCGGTGATCTTGGGTTCGTGTCCGGATGAGAAAAGGGTGAGTTTGGTGGCTGCATTTTCTCCGGGAGTGGTTAAACTCGGGTTGCAAGCGGGGAAGTTCGTTGGGTCGATAGCGAAGGTGTGTGGCGGGAGAGGAGGGGGCCGCCCTAATTTTGCTCAGGCGGGCGGGAGTGAGTCGGAGAATTTGCCGGCAGCGCTTGAGAAAGCGCGGGAAGAGCTAGTCTCCGCGCTTTCTGAAGCAACTTGA
- the LOC121750595 gene encoding expansin-like A2 — translation MAAIGFVLLVALLLASSAAACDRCVHQSKVAFFSKAQALQSGACGYGSLATGFNDGRIAAAAPSIYKDGAGCGACFQIRCDDKKICSKEGATVVVTDRNHDNATDFVLSSRAFAAMANNGMGPQLLKLGLANVQYRRVACDYKKKKMAVRVEESSQKPHYLAIKLLYQGGQTQIGAIDVAKVGSPNWNFMGRRNYGAVWDTSRVPEGALQLRFVVTAGFDGKMYWAKSVLPADWINGAIYDSGIQITDIAQEACVICDDGTWKH, via the exons ATGGCCGCAATTGGTTTTGTCTTGTTGGTAGCTCTGCTTCTGGCTTCATCTGCAGCTGCCTGCGATCGCTGCGTGCATCAATCAAAAGTCGCCTTCTTCTCCAAAGCTCAAGCTCTTCAAT CTGGAGCTTGCGGCTACGGCTCTCTGGCCACCGGATTCAACGACGGGCGCATCGCAGCGGCAGCTCCGTCCATTTACAAAGACGGAGCTGGCTGCGGCGCTTGTTTTCAG ATTCGGTGCGACGATAAGAAAATATGCAGTAAAGAGGGAGCGACGGTGGTGGTGACGGACCGGAATCACGACAACGCGACGGACTTCGTCCTAAGCAGCCGAGCTTTCGCGGCGATGGCCAATAATGGAATGGGGCCTCAGCTTCTCAAACTTGGCCTCGCTAATGTTCAATATCGGAG ggtGGCATGTGACtacaagaagaagaaaatggcaGTCCGGGTAGAGGAATCGAGCCAGAAGCCACACTATTTAGCAATCAAATTACTATATCAAGGAGGCCAAACCCAAATCGGAGCAATCGACGTTGCTAAG GTGGGGTCTCCAAATTGGAATTTCATGGGTAGGAGGAATTATGGGGCAGTTTGGGACACGAGTAGGGTTCCAGAAGGGGCGTTGCAGTTGCGGTTTGTGGTGACAGCGGGGTTCGATGGTAAAATGTATTGGGCTAAAAGCGTGCTTCCAGCTGATTGGATCAACGGCGCGATTTATGATTCCGGAATCCAGATTACTGATATCGCGCAAGAGGCTTGTGTGATTTGTGATGATGGCACCTGGAAACATTAA